Proteins from one Entomospira culicis genomic window:
- a CDS encoding LysM peptidoglycan-binding domain-containing protein yields the protein MGRHLLRRPVRKIYPGYLKRDRQLLIKRLLFSFFVFTSTLLVMASAGALTYTVKRGDTIFGISQASRVSEEQLRLVNNLTDNTIREGQELIIPHDFYMVPPGDGWFGVSRKSGVPLDVLLRINRMTKESPLRAYTKLKIPVAAALQKVHVVQAGESWAILEDIYGVSAEKMRQYSGISAKQNLVEGMTIMLIPDLVETHLVQEGETLYSLSRRYGVSIDQLMQYNALNTDIIRSGQRLRIRDPLVDNSSSQNFELDNLPQEEVAEEIAPLIDPIEIKYAYFQPSRLYFSRPPTIPVQPSAHYADPQATSVESDYADASLLYANFKEDVAQLPVLSDTLKGYKIMLDPGHGGYDPGALGSVNIGGKTYYLVEDEYVYDIALRLYAILVQHGAEVDLTILAPNHTIRENSDLESFVNQKNEVYNDAKESRRPVGGRWGLRKRVEITQRFLRNHPKEKSIFMSLHADSGDVSGLVLASAKYSDATKRLAEKIISRFAVGGRILADEYLVLKDNPAHASLLVEVRTMSKSEAKYLLDPVERQADAQRLADAILDYAGGAK from the coding sequence ATGGGTCGTCATTTATTGCGACGTCCGGTGCGTAAGATTTATCCAGGGTACTTGAAGCGTGATCGCCAGTTGTTGATTAAACGTCTGCTCTTCTCCTTTTTTGTCTTCACTTCGACACTATTGGTGATGGCCTCGGCGGGTGCGCTTACCTATACGGTGAAGCGAGGAGATACGATCTTCGGCATTAGTCAGGCATCTCGGGTGAGCGAAGAGCAGTTACGGCTGGTAAATAATCTAACCGATAACACGATCCGTGAGGGACAAGAGTTGATCATTCCTCATGACTTTTATATGGTGCCCCCTGGCGATGGCTGGTTTGGGGTGAGCCGTAAGAGTGGCGTGCCTTTGGATGTCTTGCTTCGGATTAATCGGATGACCAAAGAGAGTCCGCTTCGGGCATATACCAAACTCAAAATTCCCGTTGCGGCTGCGCTCCAGAAGGTGCATGTGGTGCAAGCTGGGGAGAGTTGGGCGATTTTGGAGGATATTTACGGAGTAAGTGCCGAAAAGATGCGTCAATATTCGGGGATCTCTGCGAAACAGAATTTGGTGGAAGGGATGACGATTATGTTGATTCCCGACCTAGTGGAGACGCATTTGGTGCAAGAGGGAGAGACGCTCTATTCGCTTTCGCGTCGTTATGGGGTGAGCATTGACCAACTGATGCAGTATAACGCGCTCAATACCGATATTATTCGATCAGGACAGCGTTTACGCATTCGCGATCCGTTGGTGGATAATAGTTCTAGCCAGAATTTTGAGCTGGATAATCTTCCCCAAGAGGAGGTGGCAGAAGAAATTGCTCCCTTAATTGATCCTATCGAAATTAAGTATGCCTATTTTCAGCCTAGTCGGCTCTATTTTAGTCGACCACCAACGATTCCGGTGCAACCTAGTGCGCACTACGCCGATCCGCAAGCGACGAGTGTGGAGAGTGATTATGCGGATGCGAGTTTGCTTTATGCCAATTTTAAGGAAGACGTGGCGCAACTACCTGTATTGAGCGATACGCTAAAGGGCTATAAAATTATGCTCGATCCTGGGCATGGAGGCTATGATCCTGGCGCTTTGGGCAGTGTCAATATTGGAGGAAAAACCTACTACTTGGTGGAGGATGAGTATGTCTACGACATTGCATTGCGTCTTTATGCGATTTTGGTGCAACACGGTGCCGAGGTTGATTTGACGATTTTAGCGCCTAATCATACCATTCGTGAAAATAGCGATTTGGAGAGTTTTGTCAACCAAAAGAATGAGGTGTATAACGATGCCAAAGAGAGTCGTCGGCCTGTAGGTGGGCGCTGGGGCTTGCGTAAGCGTGTAGAGATTACGCAACGCTTTTTACGTAATCATCCTAAAGAGAAGAGTATTTTCATGAGTCTGCATGCCGATAGTGGCGATGTGAGTGGATTGGTTCTTGCCTCCGCTAAGTATAGTGATGCTACGAAGCGTCTGGCGGAGAAGATTATTTCTCGTTTTGCTGTGGGCGGGCGTATCCTTGCCGATGAGTATCTGGTGTTAAAGGATAATCCGGCGCATGCCTCGCTCTTGGTGGAGGTACGCACGATGTCTAAGAGTGAAGCTAAGTATCTATTAGATCCTGTTGAGCGTCAAGCGGATGCGCAACGTCTGGCGGATGCGATTCTTGATTATGCTGGGGGAGCTAAATAA
- a CDS encoding NlpC/P60 family protein, translated as MKLVRTLMVMAFLTLWSVSVSAQAVDMVKVLEAAKLIEQRNESRGGGKWFTRDCSGTMNAIFAEAGFPLANRLNKAYRTGMSGTAILHAISEEVAVREIQAGDLIFFHDTYDRNGNGISDDPFTHVGMVMKYDASSGVVDFLHYNTWMDTIITQQLNVKEPSNKELNVILRWPSKGDTQTKRYAGELVHSFGRITTYA; from the coding sequence ATGAAACTAGTTCGGACATTAATGGTGATGGCATTTTTAACGCTATGGAGCGTTTCGGTCTCGGCGCAAGCGGTAGATATGGTGAAGGTTTTAGAGGCGGCCAAGCTGATTGAACAACGCAATGAGAGTCGTGGTGGGGGCAAGTGGTTTACGCGCGATTGCTCGGGGACAATGAACGCGATCTTTGCGGAGGCGGGTTTTCCTTTGGCAAATCGGCTCAATAAGGCTTATCGAACGGGTATGAGTGGCACGGCAATCTTGCATGCGATTTCTGAAGAGGTAGCGGTGCGCGAGATTCAGGCGGGGGATTTGATCTTTTTTCACGATACATATGATCGTAATGGTAATGGCATCAGCGATGATCCCTTTACGCATGTGGGCATGGTCATGAAGTATGATGCAAGCAGTGGGGTGGTCGATTTTTTACATTACAACACGTGGATGGATACAATTATCACGCAACAACTCAATGTGAAAGAGCCTAGCAATAAGGAGTTAAACGTAATTCTACGCTGGCCTAGCAAGGGCGATACACAGACGAAACGTTATGCTGGTGAGTTAGTGCATAGTTTTGGCAGAATCACCACCTACGCGTAA
- a CDS encoding RidA family protein has protein sequence MQKQVNTEKAPKAIGPYAQAIKTDVFIFTSGQLGIDPQTGDFVSADVQAQTKQIFHNLQAVLQEAGSSLDKVVKTTVFLKDLNDFVAVNEVYASFFPTNLPARSAVQVARLPKDGLVEIEVIALA, from the coding sequence ATACAAAAACAAGTGAATACAGAAAAAGCCCCTAAAGCCATTGGGCCCTACGCCCAAGCTATTAAGACAGATGTTTTTATCTTTACCAGCGGCCAGCTAGGTATTGATCCACAAACTGGTGACTTTGTCAGTGCCGATGTGCAAGCCCAAACCAAGCAGATTTTCCACAATCTGCAGGCTGTCCTGCAAGAAGCCGGAAGTTCCCTAGACAAAGTGGTAAAAACCACCGTCTTCTTGAAAGATCTTAACGATTTTGTCGCCGTCAACGAGGTCTACGCCTCCTTCTTTCCCACCAACCTCCCAGCCAGAAGCGCCGTTCAAGTTGCGCGTCTACCCAAGGATGGGTTGGTAGAGATTGAAGTCATCGCGTTAGCCTAA
- the rpsT gene encoding 30S ribosomal protein S20 — protein MPNSRDSRKRDRQSKSVRLHNRSSKSAVRTVVKKFEYDLDEGKVSPENLRLVIKNLDTASRKGLIKKNAAARKKSRLMKRVNKLGKV, from the coding sequence ATGCCTAATTCACGAGATTCAAGAAAACGAGATCGTCAGTCCAAGTCAGTAAGACTTCATAATCGTAGCTCAAAGAGCGCCGTGCGAACGGTTGTAAAAAAATTCGAGTACGATCTGGATGAGGGTAAGGTTAGTCCTGAAAATCTTCGTTTAGTTATTAAAAATTTGGATACAGCGTCGCGTAAAGGTTTGATTAAAAAAAATGCTGCAGCCAGAAAAAAATCTCGTCTCATGAAAAGAGTGAATAAATTAGGGAAGGTATAA
- a CDS encoding HU family DNA-binding protein has product MMEVEGSGLQTKLTKAEIIDNIEKKLASKSYSVSKSEIHEVIEEFFAEVKDGLAGGRIVELRGFGTFELRHRVGRERARNPRTGETLKVDSHSVAVFRPGRELKSKVWSYRLI; this is encoded by the coding sequence ATGATGGAAGTTGAAGGGAGTGGTCTGCAGACAAAGTTGACCAAAGCCGAGATTATCGATAACATAGAGAAAAAATTGGCTAGTAAGTCTTATTCCGTAAGCAAAAGTGAAATTCATGAAGTTATAGAAGAGTTTTTTGCAGAAGTTAAGGATGGGCTTGCTGGTGGTCGTATTGTTGAGTTAAGAGGTTTTGGTACATTTGAGTTGAGACATAGGGTTGGTAGAGAACGCGCCCGTAATCCTAGAACTGGTGAAACCTTAAAAGTTGATAGTCATTCTGTGGCTGTTTTTAGGCCAGGCAGGGAGTTGAAGAGTAAAGTTTGGTCATATAGATTGATTTAG
- a CDS encoding DUF5312 family protein, translating to MNTPIFDRLVSSLSAEERKSMLERMPTDSPQEEDSFLLQREAEERSTISLSEIYQSMGFWAKLWLRFIAYFDKRSKEEVLHQSLLTRLKRKVVTESGKYVDFGKNRFKSDFCLLLANLAHALDFLKNPMEDVVGEHRREYNAYLVGVVQPVLQEKLLLTTDPDKIFSADFFENAEDNDINTKARILIEENLEKSFRDINNDLKDKLYAYARGLNYLERLVSFNYEKVIASYSTDNTCTIKLIFKQLKKLNNIISSVEFLPNRELMQTIFLFSYARQGIAVAEIPALLKQDMLKVEELILHFRKFKEIPLTDILSIVDDDYFYEPQSIGGGEDWFILYRKFWQQRSLRLFQAYLVKRKFIALQVEIKGFYGLSETLPLPGYDGKIWSREIFRPVYVGSLALLTRFFREIYTSRAEYAIQKLYDEGLFIKRANAQELADALVSIPLLKKEIQEFSQAISPADGYFYLQLQDYTRGDRVHGLAGVVDLIERQVSLILERSLEILMALSSVLGGVLERTLGGRYDTISNLESLGLSRDNIMQVRGLVLQTYQFMMDQKSLEERVHRLGLENDREAEMLAGGR from the coding sequence ATGAATACGCCTATTTTTGACAGATTGGTATCGTCGCTTTCTGCAGAAGAGCGTAAGAGCATGCTCGAAAGGATGCCCACTGACTCTCCTCAAGAAGAGGACAGTTTTCTTTTGCAGAGAGAAGCTGAAGAAAGGTCTACTATCTCCTTAAGTGAAATTTACCAAAGCATGGGTTTTTGGGCAAAGCTGTGGCTTCGATTTATTGCTTATTTCGATAAGCGAAGTAAAGAAGAGGTTCTACATCAAAGTCTTCTTACACGTTTGAAGAGAAAAGTTGTTACCGAATCTGGAAAGTATGTTGATTTTGGTAAAAATCGCTTTAAGTCTGATTTTTGTTTGCTTTTGGCTAATTTAGCACATGCACTAGATTTTTTAAAGAATCCTATGGAAGATGTAGTTGGTGAACATCGCCGTGAATATAATGCTTATTTGGTAGGCGTGGTTCAACCAGTTTTGCAAGAAAAACTGTTGCTCACAACAGACCCTGATAAGATATTTTCTGCGGATTTTTTCGAAAATGCAGAAGATAACGATATCAATACGAAAGCACGCATTTTGATTGAAGAAAATCTTGAGAAGAGTTTTCGAGATATTAACAATGATCTAAAGGATAAGCTCTATGCTTATGCACGTGGGTTAAATTATTTAGAGAGACTTGTCTCTTTTAACTATGAAAAAGTTATTGCGAGTTACTCGACAGATAATACGTGTACCATTAAGCTTATTTTTAAGCAGTTAAAAAAATTAAACAACATTATAAGTTCTGTTGAATTTTTACCTAACAGAGAGCTAATGCAGACAATTTTTTTATTTAGTTATGCACGTCAGGGTATAGCTGTTGCAGAGATTCCTGCTTTATTGAAGCAAGATATGCTGAAGGTTGAGGAACTTATTCTTCATTTTCGTAAATTTAAAGAGATCCCTCTAACCGACATTCTTTCGATTGTTGATGACGATTATTTTTATGAACCACAAAGCATTGGTGGCGGAGAAGATTGGTTTATTTTGTATCGTAAATTTTGGCAACAACGATCGTTACGTCTTTTTCAGGCATATTTGGTTAAGCGAAAATTTATCGCGCTACAGGTAGAAATAAAGGGTTTTTACGGGCTTAGCGAGACATTGCCGTTGCCTGGATATGATGGAAAGATTTGGTCAAGAGAGATTTTTCGTCCTGTTTATGTGGGCAGTTTGGCTCTTTTAACGCGTTTTTTTCGTGAAATTTATACCTCTCGTGCGGAGTACGCTATCCAAAAGCTCTATGATGAGGGACTTTTTATTAAGCGCGCTAATGCTCAAGAGTTAGCAGATGCATTGGTCTCTATTCCTTTACTAAAAAAAGAAATACAAGAATTTTCTCAAGCAATTTCCCCAGCAGACGGATATTTTTATTTACAGTTACAGGATTATACCCGTGGCGATCGCGTGCATGGGTTAGCCGGCGTGGTGGATTTGATTGAACGTCAGGTTTCTCTGATTTTGGAGCGTAGTTTGGAGATTTTAATGGCGCTTTCGAGTGTTTTGGGCGGTGTTTTAGAGCGTACTTTGGGTGGACGTTATGACACTATCTCTAACTTAGAGAGTCTTGGGCTTAGTCGAGATAATATTATGCAAGTTCGTGGCTTAGTGTTGCAGACTTATCAATTTATGATGGATCAAAAAAGCTTAGAGGAGCGCGTGCATCGTTTGGGCTTGGAGAATGATCGAGAGGCAGAAATGCTTGCTGGTGGACGATAG
- the argS gene encoding arginine--tRNA ligase has protein sequence MELIHHEQLKLLVAKALETSYRSEQLGDNLLERLIVERPKDESFGDVAIPLFDFAKQLRLSPAVIAKQVVEQIKKVDSSVHVVALSGYVNFFWHKDAFTREILSSMHEGFGQNESLSGEKIIVEFSGPNTNKPLHLGHMRNNVLGESLSRILKNAGAELFKVNIVNDRGVHICKSMLAYQMFGEGATPESTQTKSDHFVGDYYVKYAQWEKEHPEVENEIQAMLHAWEAGDAQVLELWKKMNHWAVSGIAQTYERTGVSFDKIYYESETYKLGKDIVLAGAQKGVFFKAEDGSLRLDVSEITPEDKNSDELPTKVFLRADGTSIYITQDLGTAVARYEDFPFDRMIYVVAHEQRRHFEILFYALDKMGYPWAKQLHHLSYGMVNLPDGKMKSREGTVVDADDLLDTLTEQALLVSENAQRKADDGGKARAFDVALGALHYFLLQINPVKDMVFNAQESLSFTGNTGPYLQYTYARIAGMLRRSEARSLVERFSQPNYTLLNHDVEWRLVKILADFPAITQKAALEYSPSVIAVYLYELSKQYNKFYTDLPIFKEDNLDVAAMRLLLSDKVRLVLKRGLELLVIPVVEQM, from the coding sequence ATGGAACTCATTCATCATGAACAATTAAAATTATTGGTCGCCAAGGCGTTGGAGACTTCTTATCGTTCTGAGCAATTGGGTGATAATCTTCTTGAGCGTCTTATTGTAGAGCGTCCTAAAGATGAGAGCTTTGGCGATGTTGCGATTCCTTTGTTTGATTTTGCCAAACAACTTAGACTTTCTCCTGCTGTAATTGCCAAACAAGTAGTTGAGCAGATTAAAAAGGTTGACTCAAGTGTTCATGTCGTTGCGCTTTCTGGGTATGTCAACTTTTTTTGGCACAAGGATGCTTTTACGCGTGAAATTTTGTCATCGATGCATGAGGGTTTTGGTCAAAATGAGAGTTTGTCTGGGGAAAAGATTATTGTGGAATTTTCTGGACCCAATACGAATAAGCCTTTGCATCTTGGGCATATGCGTAATAATGTTTTGGGCGAGAGTTTGAGCCGTATCTTGAAGAATGCGGGCGCGGAGCTCTTTAAGGTGAATATTGTGAATGATCGCGGGGTGCATATCTGTAAAAGCATGCTGGCTTATCAGATGTTTGGTGAGGGTGCAACGCCTGAGTCTACCCAAACCAAGAGTGATCACTTTGTTGGCGATTATTATGTAAAGTATGCGCAGTGGGAGAAGGAACATCCTGAGGTGGAGAACGAAATTCAGGCGATGCTCCATGCGTGGGAGGCGGGCGATGCTCAGGTATTAGAGCTCTGGAAGAAGATGAATCACTGGGCGGTTTCGGGTATTGCGCAAACGTATGAACGCACGGGTGTTTCCTTTGATAAGATTTATTATGAGAGTGAGACATACAAGCTTGGTAAGGATATTGTCCTTGCTGGTGCGCAGAAGGGGGTCTTTTTTAAGGCGGAGGATGGTTCTTTGCGTCTTGATGTGAGTGAAATTACTCCAGAGGATAAAAACAGCGACGAATTACCGACAAAAGTCTTTTTAAGGGCTGATGGCACAAGCATTTATATTACCCAAGATTTAGGTACAGCGGTGGCGCGTTATGAGGATTTTCCTTTTGATCGGATGATTTACGTCGTGGCGCACGAACAACGTCGCCACTTTGAGATTCTTTTTTACGCCCTAGATAAGATGGGGTATCCTTGGGCGAAGCAGTTGCACCACCTCTCTTATGGCATGGTTAATCTGCCTGATGGAAAGATGAAGAGCCGTGAGGGTACAGTAGTAGATGCCGATGATCTTCTTGATACGCTTACTGAGCAGGCGTTGTTGGTGAGTGAAAATGCACAGCGTAAGGCGGATGATGGTGGAAAGGCGCGTGCTTTCGATGTGGCGTTGGGGGCGCTTCATTACTTTTTGTTGCAAATTAATCCAGTAAAAGATATGGTGTTTAATGCGCAGGAGTCGCTCTCCTTTACGGGAAATACGGGGCCCTACTTACAATATACTTATGCGCGTATTGCTGGTATGCTACGTCGATCCGAAGCGAGGTCTCTGGTTGAGCGCTTTTCTCAGCCGAACTATACGCTTTTAAACCACGATGTAGAGTGGCGTCTGGTAAAAATATTGGCGGATTTTCCTGCGATTACACAAAAGGCGGCTTTGGAGTATAGTCCGTCGGTTATTGCGGTCTATCTTTATGAGTTGAGTAAGCAGTACAATAAATTTTATACCGATTTACCTATCTTTAAAGAAGATAACCTTGATGTTGCGGCGATGCGTTTGCTTTTGAGCGACAAGGTGCGCTTGGTACTTAAGCGCGGATTAGAGCTTTTAGTGATTCCCGTTGTGGAGCAGATGTAG
- the prfB gene encoding peptide chain release factor 2 (programmed frameshift), whose amino-acid sequence MTLVELSQQFTSLYDAIDEKRRRLDFTGLKREVMELELMSHHPDFWNDRQKAEATLVKIKKLASRYQPWEKLYQDADELRSTLEIVKELDDAELEAEAVAQYLAMQASYKTLLQRERLHEESDPLDAIITIHAGAGGTESCDWVRMLYRMYSRYVQSQGFEQEILDVQDDEGGYRDISFQVKGEYAYGLLKYETGIHRMVRISPFDAAARRHTSFASVYVTPVLDDSIVVEIKPDDVRIDTYRASGAGGQKVNKTSSAVRITHLATGIVVACQNERSQFRNKDIAYSILKGRLYQHYKAQRDQEREANAVEKRDIGFGSQTRNYVFQPYTLVKDVRTKAETSQIHAVMDGKIDLFIEAALEEQWTSH is encoded by the exons ATGACGTTGGTGGAATTGAGTCAACAATTTACTTCTCTATATGATGCAATCGATGAAAAACGGAGGCGTCTT GACTTTACTGGCTTGAAACGCGAGGTGATGGAGTTGGAGTTGATGAGTCATCATCCTGATTTTTGGAACGATAGGCAAAAAGCAGAAGCAACTTTAGTGAAGATTAAGAAGTTGGCATCGCGCTATCAACCTTGGGAGAAGCTTTATCAGGATGCTGATGAGTTGAGGTCGACGCTAGAGATTGTCAAAGAGCTTGACGATGCGGAGTTGGAAGCCGAGGCGGTGGCGCAATATCTGGCGATGCAGGCAAGTTATAAGACGTTATTGCAACGTGAGCGTCTCCATGAAGAGAGTGATCCCCTCGATGCAATTATTACGATTCACGCGGGGGCAGGTGGCACGGAGTCTTGTGATTGGGTGCGCATGCTTTATCGTATGTATAGCCGATATGTCCAGAGTCAGGGCTTTGAGCAGGAGATTCTCGATGTGCAAGATGACGAGGGTGGCTATCGTGATATCTCTTTTCAGGTTAAGGGTGAGTATGCTTATGGTCTGCTGAAATACGAGACGGGTATTCACCGTATGGTGCGGATCTCTCCTTTTGATGCCGCCGCGCGCCGTCATACCAGTTTTGCCTCGGTTTACGTAACGCCGGTTTTGGACGATTCCATCGTCGTAGAGATCAAGCCCGACGATGTGCGTATTGATACCTATCGTGCATCGGGCGCGGGTGGACAGAAGGTCAATAAAACCTCTTCGGCGGTACGTATTACGCACTTGGCAACGGGTATTGTGGTGGCCTGTCAAAATGAGCGCAGTCAATTTCGTAATAAGGATATCGCCTATTCGATTTTAAAGGGTCGCCTCTATCAACATTATAAAGCTCAGCGCGATCAAGAACGAGAGGCTAATGCTGTGGAGAAACGCGATATCGGCTTTGGTAGTCAGACGCGAAATTACGTCTTTCAGCCTTATACATTGGTCAAAGATGTGCGTACTAAGGCGGAAACCTCGCAAATTCACGCGGTGATGGATGGAAAAATTGATCTCTTTATCGAAGCTGCACTAGAAGAGCAGTGGACTTCGCACTAG
- a CDS encoding PEGA domain-containing protein, with protein sequence MMRRYLILIYFLCLASSLFSAQRSLQTLSAYRIAMVQHSDDPPQLKQLWSELESELLLLSRHQVSEFAHFWLLYQARLEEFLFEEERLNRLEEQLKELQGQKYPNLKAIQEQKRSIKAQRKVLQMIPQKIPDYKVPEQLPIELIRENGVLINELEDTQIGINFWLFAEYSALDNRSFFFYLYGYDRMQNQRVELFRGVILWEDRAKMLRKALDTARHLWLGRSWSAIELVDTPSTSSFRLQWQDDTGVPRMPAVEQRHLENLAVDDGRLRAHAVGFQRQEWYLSLQENTRHELSFEAIVSSDDDRFIRTNINGAEVYLDGIYQGQAPLTIQARAGQMVSIVDRAKIRPPLIYEVREVDEEIFLRFSLPIDQQKELILAQKKQFYWWAGSFIVSLILPIVFYNLYLDYAQKANRYYSLGWEYEQQRALRMSRGFGYAGIGTGMLSGGLLGVSIYQLYNYVEISQDPTHRQRNEADDELEESALS encoded by the coding sequence ATGATGAGGCGCTATCTTATTCTTATCTATTTCTTATGTCTAGCTTCGTCGCTCTTTTCGGCACAACGATCGTTGCAGACTTTGTCGGCATACCGTATTGCGATGGTGCAACATAGTGATGATCCGCCACAACTCAAACAGCTTTGGAGTGAATTGGAGAGTGAGTTATTGCTTCTTTCTCGTCATCAGGTGAGTGAATTTGCGCACTTTTGGTTGCTTTATCAAGCGAGACTGGAGGAATTTCTTTTTGAAGAGGAGCGACTTAACCGTTTAGAGGAGCAACTGAAAGAGCTTCAAGGGCAGAAGTATCCTAATCTAAAAGCAATTCAGGAACAAAAGCGTAGTATCAAGGCACAGCGCAAGGTGCTTCAGATGATTCCGCAAAAAATCCCCGATTACAAAGTGCCTGAGCAATTACCTATTGAGCTTATTCGCGAGAATGGTGTACTTATCAATGAGTTGGAAGATACGCAAATTGGCATCAATTTTTGGTTATTTGCGGAGTATTCGGCGCTGGATAATCGCTCTTTTTTCTTCTATTTGTATGGGTATGATCGTATGCAAAATCAGCGGGTGGAGCTTTTTCGTGGGGTAATTCTTTGGGAAGATCGTGCTAAAATGTTGCGGAAGGCACTAGATACAGCGCGTCATCTGTGGTTGGGGCGTAGTTGGTCGGCTATTGAATTGGTGGATACGCCTAGTACGTCAAGCTTTCGTCTCCAGTGGCAAGATGATACAGGCGTGCCGAGGATGCCAGCCGTGGAGCAGAGACATTTAGAGAATTTAGCGGTAGATGACGGGCGATTACGCGCGCATGCGGTGGGATTTCAGCGTCAGGAGTGGTATCTTTCGCTCCAAGAAAATACCCGCCACGAGCTCTCTTTTGAGGCGATTGTCAGTAGCGATGACGATCGTTTTATCCGCACGAATATTAATGGGGCGGAGGTCTATTTGGATGGTATTTATCAAGGGCAAGCACCTCTTACTATCCAAGCACGTGCGGGGCAAATGGTGAGCATTGTCGATCGTGCGAAGATTCGTCCGCCATTGATTTACGAAGTACGGGAGGTGGATGAGGAGATATTTTTGCGTTTTTCTCTGCCTATCGATCAACAAAAAGAGTTGATTTTGGCGCAAAAAAAGCAATTTTATTGGTGGGCGGGGAGCTTTATTGTCTCGTTGATTTTGCCTATTGTTTTTTATAATCTCTATCTTGATTATGCACAAAAAGCCAACCGCTATTACTCCTTAGGCTGGGAGTATGAACAGCAACGAGCCTTGCGTATGTCTCGCGGATTTGGTTATGCGGGCATTGGCACGGGGATGCTTTCGGGCGGATTATTGGGAGTAAGTATTTATCAGCTTTACAATTATGTGGAGATCTCTCAAGATCCAACGCATCGCCAAAGAAACGAGGCTGACGATGAGTTGGAAGAGAGTGCGCTTAGTTAA